From the Pectobacterium carotovorum genome, one window contains:
- the nagC gene encoding DNA-binding transcriptional regulator NagC, with translation MTTGGQAQIGNVDLVKQLNSAVVYRLIDQQGPISRIQIAEQSQLAPASVTKITRQLLERGLIKEVDQQASTGGRRAISIITENRPFHSIAVRLGRYDATIALYDLQGKALEETHYDLQEKTQEALEAALFQAISGFIASHQRRIRELIAISVVLPGLVDPVAGIVRYMPHISVDNWQLVENLQRQFNVTSFVGHDIRSLALAEHYFGATHDSLDSILVRVHRGTGAGILVNGQIFLGSNGNVGEIGHIQIDPLGDRCHCGNFGCLETVVANAAIEQRVQHLLRQGYPSKLSTDNVTISAICKAANRGDALAREVIEQVGVNLGKALSIAINLFNPQKVVIAGEITEAEKTLIPAIQRCINTQVLKEFRHNLPIETSSLNHLSAISAFALVKRAMLNGVLLQQLLENA, from the coding sequence ATGACCACAGGCGGACAGGCGCAGATAGGGAATGTCGATCTGGTTAAGCAATTAAACAGCGCGGTGGTTTACCGCCTGATTGACCAGCAAGGCCCAATCTCACGAATTCAGATAGCAGAACAGAGCCAGCTTGCGCCTGCCAGCGTCACAAAAATCACCCGCCAGCTTCTGGAACGCGGGCTCATCAAAGAAGTCGATCAGCAGGCTTCCACCGGCGGCAGACGCGCCATTTCGATTATCACTGAAAACCGCCCTTTCCATTCTATCGCCGTCCGCCTCGGTCGTTACGACGCCACTATTGCGCTATACGATTTGCAGGGAAAAGCGCTGGAAGAAACGCACTACGACCTGCAAGAGAAAACGCAGGAGGCACTGGAAGCCGCGCTTTTTCAGGCGATTAGCGGCTTTATCGCCAGCCACCAGCGCCGTATTCGCGAACTCATTGCAATCTCCGTTGTGCTGCCGGGTCTGGTTGATCCAGTCGCGGGCATTGTTCGCTATATGCCGCACATCAGCGTGGATAACTGGCAACTGGTCGAAAATTTGCAACGCCAGTTCAACGTTACCAGCTTTGTCGGTCACGACATCCGCAGCCTGGCGCTGGCAGAACACTATTTCGGCGCCACCCACGACTCGCTGGATTCCATTCTGGTGCGCGTCCATCGGGGTACTGGCGCAGGTATTCTCGTCAACGGGCAAATTTTTCTCGGCAGCAACGGCAATGTAGGCGAGATCGGCCATATTCAGATCGACCCACTTGGCGATCGCTGCCACTGCGGCAATTTCGGCTGTCTGGAAACCGTCGTTGCCAACGCCGCCATTGAACAGCGAGTACAGCACCTGCTGCGTCAGGGTTACCCCAGCAAGCTTTCTACGGATAACGTAACGATTTCTGCCATTTGCAAAGCGGCAAATCGGGGCGATGCTCTCGCCCGCGAAGTGATCGAACAGGTTGGAGTCAACCTAGGTAAAGCGCTTTCCATCGCAATCAACCTGTTCAACCCTCAAAAAGTCGTGATTGCCGGTGAAATTACTGAAGCAGAAAAAACGCTGATCCCTGCAATTCAACGCTGTATCAACACGCAGGTGCTGAAAGAATTTCGTCATAACCTGCCGATTGAGACCTCCAGTCTCAACCATCTTTCCGCTATCAGCGCGTTTGCCTTGGTCAAACGGGCGATGCTAAACGGCGTGCTGCTACAGCAATTGCTCGAAAATGCCTGA
- the nagA gene encoding N-acetylglucosamine-6-phosphate deacetylase has translation MYALTHSRIFTGHQILDNHAVVIADGLIERVCPLAELPAGIEQHDLGGAFLAPGFIDLQLNGCGGVQFNDSLDTISVKTLEIMQQANQRSGCTSFLPTLITSSDAFMKHSINVMRDWLAQNKHQALGLHLEGPWLNVLKKGTHDPAFIRQPTQELVDFLCANADAITKVTLAPEEVEPSVIRQLTAAGIIVSAGHSNATWEQAKQGFAAGIRFATHLFNAMPYLTGREPGLVGAIYDAPEVYCGIIADGRHVDWANIRNSKRIKGDKLVLVTDATAPAGADIDQFIFAGKTIYYRDGICVDEHGTLSGSALTMIEAVRNSVEHAGIALDEAIRMATLYPARAIGVDKQLGSIESGKVANLTAFDRDYHILKTFVNGNPVWG, from the coding sequence ATGTACGCGTTAACCCACAGCCGGATTTTCACCGGCCATCAGATTCTGGATAATCACGCCGTGGTGATTGCCGATGGGCTGATCGAGCGAGTCTGCCCACTTGCCGAGCTCCCTGCCGGCATTGAACAACACGACCTGGGCGGCGCATTCCTCGCTCCGGGGTTTATCGATCTCCAGTTGAACGGCTGCGGCGGCGTGCAGTTCAACGACTCGCTGGACACGATCTCTGTCAAGACGTTGGAGATCATGCAGCAGGCAAACCAGCGTTCAGGCTGTACCAGTTTTTTACCTACGCTGATTACCTCCAGCGATGCCTTCATGAAGCACAGTATCAACGTGATGAGAGACTGGCTGGCACAGAATAAGCACCAGGCGCTTGGGCTACATCTCGAAGGCCCGTGGTTGAACGTGTTAAAGAAAGGCACACATGACCCTGCCTTTATTCGCCAGCCCACGCAAGAGCTCGTCGACTTTCTGTGCGCTAACGCGGACGCCATTACAAAAGTCACGCTAGCACCGGAAGAAGTCGAACCGTCGGTTATCCGTCAGCTAACGGCGGCGGGTATTATCGTCTCTGCCGGGCACTCCAACGCGACCTGGGAACAGGCGAAGCAGGGCTTTGCCGCCGGTATTCGTTTCGCTACCCACCTGTTCAACGCCATGCCGTACCTGACCGGTCGTGAACCTGGACTGGTTGGCGCGATTTACGATGCCCCGGAAGTCTATTGCGGTATTATCGCGGATGGGCGACACGTTGACTGGGCCAATATTCGCAACAGTAAACGTATCAAGGGCGATAAGCTGGTGTTGGTTACCGACGCTACCGCACCGGCGGGCGCAGATATTGACCAATTCATTTTTGCTGGTAAAACCATATACTACCGTGATGGCATTTGTGTCGATGAGCACGGCACCCTGAGCGGTTCAGCACTGACCATGATTGAAGCCGTGCGTAATAGCGTCGAGCATGCAGGTATCGCACTGGATGAAGCGATTCGAATGGCGACGCTCTATCCCGCTCGTGCCATCGGCGTCGATAAGCAGTTAGGCAGTATTGAAAGCGGTAAAGTGGCAAACCTGACTGCCTTTGACCGTGATTATCACATTCTCAAGACGTTTGTTAACGGTAACCCTGTTTGGGGATAA
- the nagB gene encoding glucosamine-6-phosphate deaminase, which translates to MRLIPLTTAADVGKWAARHIVEKINAFKPSADRPFILGLPTGSSPLEAYKSLVAMHKAGLVSFKHVITFNMDEYVGLPTDHPESYHTFMHQNFFNHVDIPRENINLLNGNAEDTTAECRRYEEKIKSYGKIHLFMGGVGNDGHIAFNEPASSLASRTRIKTLTEETRIANSRFFGGDVSLVPKFALTVGVGTLLDAEEVMILVTGRNKALALQAAVEGNVNHMWTISCLQLHAKAIMVCDEPSTMELKVKTVKYFRELETESMKNL; encoded by the coding sequence ATGAGACTCATTCCTTTAACCACCGCCGCCGACGTCGGAAAATGGGCCGCCCGCCACATCGTTGAGAAAATTAACGCTTTCAAGCCCAGTGCAGATCGCCCTTTTATTCTGGGATTGCCGACAGGCAGTTCACCGCTGGAGGCCTACAAATCGCTGGTCGCCATGCACAAGGCGGGACTGGTGAGCTTCAAACACGTCATCACCTTCAATATGGATGAATATGTCGGTCTGCCGACAGATCATCCAGAAAGCTATCATACCTTCATGCATCAGAATTTTTTCAATCACGTTGATATTCCGCGTGAAAACATTAACCTGTTGAACGGCAACGCAGAAGACACCACAGCAGAATGTCGCCGCTATGAAGAGAAAATAAAGTCCTACGGGAAAATTCATCTTTTCATGGGCGGCGTGGGCAATGATGGACATATCGCCTTCAATGAGCCCGCCTCCTCTCTGGCTTCCCGCACCCGCATTAAAACGTTGACGGAAGAAACCCGTATCGCCAATTCCCGTTTCTTCGGCGGGGACGTCAGTCTGGTGCCTAAATTTGCCCTGACCGTGGGCGTCGGTACATTGCTGGATGCAGAAGAAGTGATGATTCTGGTGACCGGGCGCAACAAGGCGCTGGCGCTACAGGCTGCGGTAGAAGGCAACGTCAACCATATGTGGACCATCAGCTGTCTGCAGCTTCATGCCAAAGCCATCATGGTGTGCGACGAGCCTTCAACGATGGAGCTGAAGGTAAAAACTGTTAAATATTTCCGTGAGTTAGAAACGGAAAGTATGAAGAACCTCTAA
- the nagE gene encoding N-acetylglucosamine-specific PTS transporter subunit IIBC: MSTLSYLQKVGRALMVPVATLPAAAILMGIGYWIDPVGWGSENALAALLIKSGEAIIGHMAVLFAVGVAYGMSKDKDGAAALTGFVGYLVVTTLCSPAVVAMIQRIPVEQVPAAFGKIENQFIGILVGVMSAELYNRFSQVELPKALSFFSGRRLVPILVSFLMILVAFILMYVWPVIYNALVSFGEHIQQLGSVGAGVYAFFNRLLIPVGLHHALNSVFWFDVAGINDIPNFLAGQQSIDSGKAVVGITGRYQAGFFPIMMFGLPGAALAIYHCARPENKSKVAGIMLAAAFASFFTGITEPLEFSFMFVAPVLYFLHALLTGFSVFIAASMHWIAGFGFSAGLVDMVLSSRNPLATQWYMLLAQGLAFFVIYYVVFRFTITRFNLLTPGRELAVSGSEADGYDVSTASASEKSGDAASLARGYLQALGGKDNLLGIDACITRLRLNVADSSLVDDAQAKRLGAAGVIRLNKQSVQIVVGTQAESIANALKAEHSKA, from the coding sequence GTGAGTACTCTGAGCTATTTACAAAAAGTCGGTCGGGCATTGATGGTGCCTGTCGCGACGCTGCCTGCTGCCGCTATCCTGATGGGGATAGGTTACTGGATTGATCCGGTTGGCTGGGGAAGCGAGAACGCGTTGGCGGCACTCCTCATCAAATCGGGTGAAGCGATTATCGGGCATATGGCCGTGCTGTTTGCGGTTGGTGTCGCGTACGGTATGTCGAAAGATAAAGATGGCGCGGCGGCATTGACCGGCTTTGTTGGCTATCTGGTGGTGACCACGCTGTGTTCACCAGCCGTTGTCGCCATGATCCAACGGATCCCTGTTGAACAGGTGCCCGCTGCGTTTGGCAAGATTGAAAACCAGTTCATCGGGATTCTGGTCGGTGTGATGTCCGCCGAATTGTATAACCGCTTTAGTCAGGTTGAACTGCCTAAGGCGCTGTCGTTCTTCAGCGGACGCCGTTTGGTCCCGATTCTGGTTTCTTTCCTGATGATTCTGGTGGCGTTCATTTTAATGTACGTCTGGCCGGTGATTTACAATGCGCTGGTGTCGTTCGGCGAACATATTCAACAGCTGGGATCGGTTGGCGCCGGGGTTTATGCCTTCTTTAACCGCTTGCTGATTCCTGTTGGGCTGCACCACGCGCTGAACTCCGTGTTCTGGTTCGATGTCGCGGGCATCAACGATATTCCTAACTTCCTGGCTGGCCAGCAGTCTATTGATTCAGGTAAAGCCGTAGTGGGGATCACCGGACGTTATCAGGCGGGCTTCTTCCCGATTATGATGTTCGGCCTGCCGGGTGCGGCGCTGGCGATTTATCACTGCGCGCGTCCTGAGAACAAAAGCAAAGTGGCTGGGATCATGCTGGCGGCGGCATTTGCCTCCTTCTTCACCGGGATCACCGAGCCGCTGGAGTTCTCATTCATGTTTGTGGCGCCGGTGCTGTATTTCCTGCATGCGTTACTGACGGGTTTTTCCGTCTTTATCGCGGCCAGCATGCATTGGATTGCCGGCTTTGGCTTCAGTGCTGGTCTGGTGGACATGGTGCTATCCTCGCGCAACCCGCTGGCTACCCAGTGGTATATGCTGCTTGCACAGGGGCTGGCATTCTTTGTCATTTACTACGTGGTGTTCCGTTTTACCATCACGCGCTTCAACCTGTTAACGCCGGGGCGTGAGCTGGCCGTGAGCGGTAGCGAAGCTGATGGATATGACGTGAGTACCGCATCCGCGAGCGAGAAATCAGGCGATGCAGCGTCACTGGCGCGGGGTTACTTGCAGGCGCTGGGTGGGAAAGACAATTTGCTCGGTATTGATGCCTGTATCACGCGTCTGCGTTTGAACGTGGCGGATTCCTCTCTGGTTGATGATGCACAGGCGAAGCGTCTAGGTGCGGCGGGCGTTATTCGTCTGAATAAGCAAAGCGTACAGATTGTCGTGGGCACACAGGCTGAATCGATAGCGAACGCACTGAAAGCAGAGCACAGCAAGGCGTAA
- the glnS gene encoding glutamine--tRNA ligase, which produces MSEAEARPTNFIRQIIDEDLASGKHDHIQTRFPPEPNGYLHIGHAKSICLNFGIARDYQGQCNLRFDDTNPVKEDIEYVESIKRDVEWLGFSWSGDVRYSSDYFDQLHAYAVELIGKGLAYVDELTPEQIREYRGTLTAPGKNSPYRDRTVQENLALFEKMRNGGFAEGTACLRAKIDMASSFIVMRDPVLYRIKFADHHQTGNKWCIYPMYDFTHCISDALEGITHSLCTLEFQDNRRLYDWVLDNITIPCHPRQYEFSRLNLEYAIMSKRKLNQLVVENVVEGWDDPRMPTISGLRRRGYSAASIREFCVRIGVTKQDNNVEMAALESCIRDDLNENAPRAMAVLDPVKVVIENLPAGHEEFVAMPNHPNKPEMGSRQVAFSREIYIDRADFREEANKQYKRLVLGKEVRLRNAYVIKADRIEKDEQGTITTVYCSYDAETLSKDPSDGRKVKGVIHWVSAAHAVPAEFRLYDRLFSVANPGAAEDFLSTINPDSLKITQGFVEASLAQAEAEKAYQFEREGYFCADRVYSSAEHLVFNRTVGLRDTWVG; this is translated from the coding sequence ATGAGTGAGGCTGAAGCCCGCCCAACCAACTTTATCCGTCAGATTATCGATGAAGATCTGGCGTCCGGTAAGCATGACCATATTCAGACGCGTTTCCCGCCAGAGCCGAATGGCTATCTGCATATTGGGCATGCAAAATCTATTTGCCTGAATTTTGGTATCGCGCGTGACTATCAGGGGCAATGCAACCTGCGTTTTGACGACACCAACCCGGTAAAAGAAGATATCGAGTACGTTGAGTCGATCAAACGTGATGTCGAGTGGCTGGGCTTTTCATGGAGCGGCGACGTTCGCTATTCTTCTGATTATTTCGATCAACTGCATGCGTATGCGGTTGAGCTGATCGGTAAAGGGCTGGCTTACGTCGATGAACTGACGCCCGAGCAGATCCGTGAATACCGCGGTACGTTGACGGCGCCGGGCAAAAACAGCCCTTACCGCGACCGTACCGTGCAGGAAAACCTGGCGCTGTTTGAAAAAATGCGTAACGGCGGGTTTGCGGAAGGCACGGCATGCCTGCGTGCAAAAATCGATATGGCATCGTCCTTTATCGTGATGCGCGATCCGGTGCTGTACCGTATTAAATTTGCCGATCACCACCAGACGGGTAACAAGTGGTGCATCTACCCGATGTATGACTTCACCCACTGCATCTCCGATGCGCTGGAAGGGATCACGCATTCACTGTGTACGCTGGAATTCCAGGATAACCGCCGCCTGTACGACTGGGTGTTGGACAACATTACGATTCCTTGCCATCCGCGTCAGTACGAATTCTCCCGCCTCAATCTCGAATACGCGATTATGTCCAAGCGTAAGCTGAATCAGCTGGTTGTGGAAAACGTCGTTGAAGGATGGGACGATCCGCGTATGCCGACCATCTCTGGTCTGCGCCGTCGTGGTTATAGCGCAGCTTCTATCCGTGAATTCTGTGTGCGCATCGGCGTCACGAAGCAGGATAACAACGTGGAAATGGCCGCGCTTGAATCCTGTATCCGCGACGATCTGAATGAGAACGCCCCGCGTGCGATGGCGGTACTGGATCCGGTCAAAGTGGTGATCGAGAATCTGCCAGCCGGGCACGAAGAATTTGTCGCGATGCCAAACCATCCGAACAAGCCGGAAATGGGTTCACGTCAGGTCGCATTCAGCCGTGAGATTTATATCGATCGCGCTGACTTCCGTGAAGAAGCCAACAAACAGTACAAGCGCTTGGTGCTGGGTAAAGAAGTTCGTCTGCGTAATGCCTATGTGATCAAAGCAGATCGCATTGAAAAAGATGAGCAGGGCACCATCACCACGGTTTACTGTAGCTATGATGCAGAGACGCTGAGCAAAGATCCGTCTGATGGACGTAAAGTAAAAGGCGTGATTCACTGGGTTTCTGCGGCACACGCTGTACCTGCAGAATTCCGTTTGTACGATCGTCTGTTCAGTGTGGCGAACCCGGGTGCGGCAGAAGATTTCCTGTCGACGATTAACCCAGACTCACTGAAGATTACGCAAGGTTTTGTAGAAGCGAGCCTGGCACAGGCAGAAGCAGAGAAGGCGTATCAGTTTGAGCGCGAAGGTTACTTCTGTGCTGACCGCGTTTACTCCAGTGCAGAACATCTGGTGTTTAACCGTACGGTTGGACTGCGAGATACCTGGGTAGGCTAA
- the fur gene encoding ferric iron uptake transcriptional regulator, translated as MTDNNTALKKAGLKVTLPRLKILEVLQDPVCHHVSAEDLYKKLIDMGEEIGLATVYRVLNQFDDAGIVTRHNFEGGKSVFELTQQHHHDHLICLDCGKVIEFRDESIEARQREIAERHGIKLSNHSLYLYGHCSEGDCREDETLHDSTR; from the coding sequence ATGACTGACAACAATACCGCATTAAAGAAGGCCGGCCTGAAAGTCACTCTTCCAAGACTGAAAATACTGGAAGTGTTACAGGACCCTGTCTGCCATCACGTCAGTGCGGAAGATTTATATAAGAAACTGATTGATATGGGCGAAGAGATTGGTCTTGCTACCGTCTATCGCGTACTCAACCAGTTTGATGATGCGGGTATCGTAACCCGTCATAACTTCGAAGGCGGCAAATCCGTCTTTGAATTGACGCAGCAGCATCATCACGATCACTTAATTTGCCTCGACTGTGGCAAAGTCATTGAATTCCGCGATGAGTCTATCGAAGCACGTCAGCGTGAGATCGCAGAAAGACACGGCATCAAGCTATCCAACCACAGTCTGTATCTCTATGGGCATTGCAGTGAAGGGGATTGCCGAGAGGATGAAACCCTGCACGATTCCACACGATAA
- the fldA gene encoding flavodoxin FldA, whose product MALIGIFFGSDTGNTENIAKTIQQQLGTNVADVHDIAKSSKEDLEGFDILLLGIPTWYYGEAQCDWDDFFPSLEEVDFEGKLVALFGCGDQEDYAEYFCDAMGTIRDIIEPRGATIVGHWPTEGYYFEASKGLADDNHFIGLAIDEDRQPELTSERVTAWVKQISDELNLKELVG is encoded by the coding sequence ATGGCACTCATCGGAATATTCTTTGGCAGTGATACTGGCAACACTGAAAACATCGCCAAAACGATCCAACAGCAGTTAGGCACCAACGTTGCAGATGTTCATGACATCGCCAAAAGCAGCAAAGAAGACCTCGAAGGTTTCGATATTCTGCTGCTGGGTATTCCAACCTGGTATTACGGTGAAGCTCAGTGCGATTGGGATGACTTCTTCCCCTCGCTGGAAGAAGTTGATTTCGAAGGAAAACTGGTTGCCCTGTTTGGTTGCGGCGATCAGGAAGACTATGCAGAATACTTCTGTGATGCCATGGGCACCATCCGTGACATTATCGAACCTCGCGGCGCGACGATTGTTGGCCACTGGCCAACAGAGGGCTATTACTTTGAAGCCTCTAAAGGACTCGCCGACGACAATCACTTCATCGGTCTGGCTATCGATGAAGACCGTCAGCCTGAACTGACCAGCGAACGCGTAACCGCTTGGGTAAAACAGATCAGCGATGAGCTGAACCTGAAAGAACTGGTTGGCTAA
- a CDS encoding methyl-accepting chemotaxis protein, with the protein MRLIKNIAIRTAMLWVLGIFCVLWGGVSIYTMFSFKEMTATSKTSTLLVQNMNFINQGNDQYFRMVTRLARAVDARRSGDNTTADKEQASALVALDKLKSDLVAFNAIDHAGLDAALVQAVSRDWNNLVTQGVEPLYQKAVANALDDYQNQAKNVVPPLSRQFGASLSAFSNASAEKFDAAGVRFEQITTIGQNILLSGLVIGLIMLFLTDRYLVVCLVRPLNDLRYHFSVIASGHLGKPILDFGNNCVGRLFPLLREMQGSLASTVSTIRNSTDSIYQGASEIAAGNNDLSSRTEEQASALEETAASMEQLTATVKQNAENANHASQLALQASTTAKKGGEIVENVVKTMAEISGSSRKIAEITTVINGIAFQTNILALNAAVEAARAGEQGRGFAVVAGEVRSLAQRSAQAAKEIEGLISESVRCVDTGSNLVSDAGDTMQDIVRAVTNVTDIMGEIASASEEQSKGIAQVGQAVAEMDSVTQQNAALVEQASSAALSLEEQAALLNQTVSLFQLSDTQSALQVAAKPVQKAQAVAPRAAAAKALPPSNDNWEKF; encoded by the coding sequence ATGAGACTTATAAAAAATATTGCCATCAGAACCGCTATGCTATGGGTACTGGGCATTTTTTGTGTCCTTTGGGGTGGCGTATCGATATATACCATGTTCTCTTTTAAAGAGATGACGGCGACCTCGAAAACCAGCACCTTGCTGGTTCAGAACATGAACTTTATCAACCAGGGCAACGATCAATACTTCCGTATGGTAACCCGTCTGGCGCGTGCAGTTGACGCTCGCCGCAGCGGTGATAATACCACTGCAGATAAAGAGCAGGCTTCTGCGCTCGTCGCGCTGGATAAACTGAAGTCTGATTTGGTGGCGTTTAATGCTATCGATCATGCGGGTCTGGATGCCGCGCTGGTGCAGGCCGTCAGCCGTGACTGGAACAATCTGGTTACTCAGGGCGTTGAGCCGCTTTACCAAAAGGCCGTTGCCAACGCGCTGGATGATTACCAAAATCAGGCCAAGAACGTTGTGCCGCCATTGAGTCGCCAATTTGGCGCGTCCTTATCCGCATTCAGTAACGCCAGCGCAGAGAAATTCGATGCGGCGGGCGTTCGTTTTGAACAAATCACCACGATTGGACAGAACATTTTGCTGAGCGGATTGGTTATCGGCCTGATTATGCTGTTCCTGACTGACCGTTATCTGGTTGTGTGCCTGGTTCGTCCATTAAATGACCTGCGCTATCACTTTAGCGTGATAGCTTCTGGCCATCTGGGCAAGCCAATTCTGGACTTCGGCAATAACTGTGTCGGTCGCCTGTTCCCACTACTGCGTGAAATGCAGGGGAGTCTGGCCAGCACGGTTAGCACGATCAGAAACAGCACGGATTCCATCTATCAGGGCGCTTCTGAAATTGCTGCGGGCAACAACGATCTGTCTTCACGTACCGAAGAGCAGGCTTCCGCGCTGGAAGAAACTGCGGCAAGCATGGAGCAACTGACGGCGACGGTGAAACAGAATGCCGAAAACGCCAACCACGCTAGCCAACTGGCGTTGCAAGCTTCGACAACGGCGAAGAAGGGCGGTGAAATCGTTGAAAACGTGGTGAAAACCATGGCGGAAATCTCTGGCAGTTCGAGAAAAATCGCAGAAATCACCACCGTGATTAACGGCATCGCTTTCCAGACCAACATTCTGGCGTTGAACGCGGCGGTAGAAGCCGCGCGTGCAGGCGAGCAAGGGCGTGGATTCGCCGTGGTGGCGGGCGAAGTACGCAGTCTGGCACAGCGCAGTGCGCAGGCCGCTAAAGAGATCGAAGGGCTGATTTCTGAGTCTGTTCGCTGTGTTGATACAGGTTCCAACCTGGTTAGCGATGCCGGTGACACCATGCAGGATATCGTCCGTGCGGTGACCAACGTGACGGATATTATGGGTGAAATTGCGTCGGCATCGGAAGAGCAGAGCAAAGGGATTGCACAGGTTGGTCAGGCCGTGGCGGAAATGGACAGCGTAACGCAACAAAACGCCGCGTTGGTTGAACAGGCCTCGTCGGCAGCCTTGTCGCTGGAAGAGCAGGCGGCGTTGCTGAACCAGACGGTGTCGCTGTTCCAGCTGTCTGACACGCAGTCAGCGCTGCAAGTGGCAGCAAAGCCGGTGCAGAAAGCACAGGCGGTTGCGCCGCGTGCGGCTGCAGCTAAAGCGTTGCCACCCAGCAACGACAACTGGGAAAAGTTCTGA
- the ybfE gene encoding LexA regulated protein — MAKEQTDRTTLDLFADERRPGRPKTNPLSRDEQLRINKRNQLRRDKVRGLRRVELKINSDAVDILNSLAEERNISRSELIEEMLLAQLAEQQS, encoded by the coding sequence ATGGCAAAAGAACAAACGGATCGCACCACACTGGATCTGTTCGCAGACGAGCGTCGTCCGGGCCGCCCCAAGACCAACCCGCTCTCGCGTGACGAACAACTAAGAATTAACAAGCGTAATCAGCTACGTCGCGATAAAGTTCGTGGCTTGCGCCGTGTTGAATTAAAGATTAACAGCGACGCCGTTGATATCCTGAACAGCCTTGCTGAAGAGCGGAACATCAGCCGCAGTGAATTGATTGAAGAGATGCTGTTGGCGCAGCTGGCAGAACAACAGTCCTGA
- the ybfF gene encoding esterase produces the protein MKLNHRWQNAHQPTDKLPVVLIHGLFGTLDNLGVLGRDLQNTHDILQIDLRNHGLSPRSPQMNYPAMAQDVLALLDELNIERAIVIGHSMGGKVAMALSALIPERLDKLVAIDIAPVDYQVRRHDTIFAALRAVTEAGLTSRSEATALMRQHIKEEGVIQFLLKSFQQGEWRFNVPVLWDEYENIVGWQDVPAWQGPILFIRGGDSPYLDDRYRDSLLRQFPAARAHVVSGAGHWVHSEKPDAVLRAIHRFLDTN, from the coding sequence ATGAAATTGAATCATCGCTGGCAAAATGCGCACCAACCCACAGATAAACTCCCTGTCGTCCTGATTCATGGCCTGTTTGGCACGCTGGATAACCTTGGCGTATTGGGCCGAGATTTGCAAAACACGCACGACATCCTGCAAATCGATTTACGCAATCATGGTTTGTCGCCGCGTTCGCCGCAGATGAATTACCCCGCGATGGCGCAGGACGTACTGGCGTTGTTGGATGAACTGAACATCGAACGCGCTATCGTGATTGGGCATTCAATGGGCGGGAAAGTCGCGATGGCACTCAGCGCGCTCATTCCCGAACGGTTGGACAAGCTGGTCGCGATTGATATCGCACCGGTGGATTATCAGGTACGCCGCCACGACACTATTTTTGCCGCGCTGCGCGCCGTGACGGAAGCAGGCCTGACCTCGCGCTCAGAAGCTACCGCGTTAATGCGTCAGCATATAAAGGAAGAAGGCGTGATTCAGTTTTTGCTGAAATCCTTCCAACAGGGAGAGTGGCGTTTTAACGTACCGGTGTTGTGGGATGAGTACGAAAACATCGTTGGCTGGCAGGATGTTCCCGCCTGGCAAGGCCCTATCCTATTCATTCGCGGCGGCGATTCTCCTTATCTGGACGATCGCTATCGCGACTCACTATTGCGTCAGTTCCCGGCGGCGCGTGCGCATGTAGTCAGCGGAGCAGGTCACTGGGTTCACTCAGAAAAACCCGATGCGGTTTTGCGCGCTATCCACCGTTTTCTGGACACGAATTAA
- the seqA gene encoding replication initiation negative regulator SeqA, translated as MKTIEVDEELYRYIASHTQHIGESASDILRRMLKFTAGQPVTTPAVEAVATTATSQPAAAPSPRDRVRTLRELLLSDEYAEQNKAINRFMLVLSTLYTLSPQEFAAATESLHGRTRVYFAGDQQTLLQHGTHTKPKHIPGTPYWVITNTNTGRKRSMVEHIMLTMQFPTELTEKVCGTI; from the coding sequence ATGAAAACTATTGAAGTCGACGAAGAGCTTTATCGTTATATTGCCAGCCACACACAGCATATCGGTGAGAGCGCATCGGATATTTTACGGCGCATGCTGAAATTTACCGCTGGGCAGCCTGTTACCACGCCTGCGGTAGAGGCTGTTGCAACAACAGCGACGTCTCAGCCTGCCGCTGCACCGAGCCCACGCGATCGGGTACGAACCTTGCGTGAGCTGCTGCTGTCGGATGAATACGCTGAACAGAATAAGGCCATCAATCGCTTTATGCTGGTTCTGTCCACGCTGTATACCTTATCGCCGCAGGAGTTTGCTGCTGCGACAGAATCTCTTCATGGCCGCACGCGGGTCTATTTCGCGGGTGACCAGCAAACATTGCTTCAGCATGGCACACACACCAAGCCCAAACATATTCCGGGTACGCCATACTGGGTGATTACCAACACGAACACCGGTCGTAAACGTAGCATGGTTGAGCACATCATGCTGACGATGCAGTTCCCAACGGAACTGACAGAGAAAGTGTGCGGCACCATCTAA